The genomic stretch TCGACAGAAACCGAAGTTTGGAAGATATCGGAGCAGTGCCAGTGAGCTGAGAACCTGTGCGTTTCTGTCCCTGGATGTGATGAGGAAGAGGAATAATCCGTTGCACTGGTAGTAAGTGGTAGCTGTAGTAGTGTGCTTCTGAAGTTGTGTGTGTTTTGCTTCCTTCGGTCGCGCGGTGTCTATCTACCGATCCTATCTGATGTATCGACTTTGGTTTAGTTTCGTCTTGAACCATGCTGGGTTTGAAGCTTTGTAATGCAAAAGGAGAATGTTCCGATGCTTTCTCGATAATAAATCTCTGTTCATCTACCTGTCGCTTGTTATTATCTTTTCTGCTAAAGATCTTGTCGCGATGAGTTCATATAAGCAAATATTTAGACCGAACATGTTCTTCATTAACAGACATGTTATGCCACGTTGTCCTCACCGGACACACAATTCAAATGAAGTTCTAATTCAGGCTGTTACCAAGAACAAAGTTTGTAAGCAAATGTTTCAGGGCAGAGTAGGGAAGTGAAAGCGATATGAACCAAGAATTCAAGGAGTAGCTTGCCATATAATTATGGAATGTCAGGAAGTTGTACTCAGATCTCCGTGAGGCATTAGTGCATTGATTAATTGGACGGGAATTGCACAGCACAGGTCACATAtacaggccctgtttagttttaaaaaaaattcttttctTCTAAGACAAATATATGGAGTatcaaatatagattaaaaaaataactaattgtacaatttacatataatttgcgaatctgtcaaataaaataaaaatattacagtaCCCAAATCAAAaaatcacgaactaaacaaggccatactcGCTGAATCTAGGAGTTGGATGTAACCTCTGAGCAGCCTGAAACCAGCAGACACAAGTCTATCTCGGAGACTGCCTGCGCTAACTATCACCCAGCATATAAATCCCTTTCTGATATTTTGTGAAGCACATTTGTCGACATGTACGGCGACACGCATCCGCGGACCTGGATTGGAAGGGGTGAAATGtgttagaaaaaaaaacagagtaTTGCAAGGGCGTCTTTGCGTCTAAAACAAGTCTTATGTCTTTCGACTACAAGTCTACAACTATGAGAAACAGTGAACTTATCACTTGAGAAGCCTCCTAACATTTCAAACAAGTTTTATGTTATTTTCTGATTAACAGCTTTCTTCATAAGCAATATGTCTCTAATCTCATTGACAGAATTTCACTCTGCCTTTCTTTAGAAATTCAAGCCTACTGCTAGAAAGGGGGAAAACATGCTACCTGCAAAATAGTAGTAGGTATCTCAATGAGACCCTGTTGCAAAAGATCAACGCTTTGAAGGCGCTGGAGAGGGACAGGAGTTATTACATATAACAGGCCTTTTTGAATATCGACACCCCTTACAATGCCTGCACAAGTACATAACATCGTTATTGTTTGCGCACACAGTTCAACACAGATATCAGATGATGCACTATGGGCAGCTGAAACCACATTGATCAGAATAAACCAGACTTTGTTCACGACCTGCATACCCTATTAAGATGAACTTTCCCCAGCTGCAAATTAGTTAGATCCTCGGACAaaactaatgatactaattacatGGATCCCACTCCAAAATGAGCTTGCTAGCTAATCAGATGCAAGATGCTTTCACAGTGAAACTAATAACCAAAAAAAAAGGCAGTCGGCAGAAAGATTACCTAGCCCAACACAGCAAGGGATTGATCTGGTTCCCTCAGATGCATTGGAAACTGCCAATCCAACTATGGTTGCGTTAAGACTACGCCAtacctcaccagcaggtacCTGGGCAAGGAGTAATCATGTCGATGTTCAGGACTTCCACTAACCGTGGAAATACAAACCAAACTGCTACCACTTTTCCTGATTTACTATACAATCACAGAGCAATCTAGGGCAGAACTTTTGAGCATACAACCATGATGTTGATAATATCCTATCGAGGATTCGGCATCTAATCTTTTTCAGTGACTAACTGGTAATACATGAAACTTAAAGCAGAAGCATATGTAACAGCATGTTCAGACTGCTATATAAGGGATACTATTTCATATATCTGCATCTCTGTCTGTAATCATTTGCTTGAAACTTGGTTTATAAGTAGAAATAATTTATAAGAATAATCCATGGAATTTTCAGCTTCAGGTGCCTAAATCCTGGACATTTAGGAATGGAAGGCAAGAGACTAGTTGACTAAACATGTGCTTTCATTCAGAATCCAACTCTAAGAAAATgtggatagcaaatatagaaGCAAAGGGAAAGACAACTGACCTTGCAATGAAGATGCACAACTGCAACATCTGAAAATGGTACTTGATAAGGTGGAAGTGAAGCTAGGGCATAAGCAAGCTCCTTATTAGTTGATAGAGATATGTTACTCAGAAAACATTGCTTCAAGTACTCCACAAGTCGCCGTTCACGCATTCCACatgaatctttctgaattaaCAACCTTGCAAATATAGAGATGATATTAGTGTTTGCTTTCATAGAAGCTCCTGTTAGCACTTAAAAAAACACTATAAACTCAACTGCAGCCTGTGAGCAAGCCGGTGCATCCTAATAGTCAGTGGCGAAGCCACGTATAAGATGGTGGATGCGGCACCCACTAAAATTTTAAATATCAATGAATAGGGTTAAAATTCCACCATAATTATGATTCaaatctatgtatctacaaggCAGCCGCACCCCCCTcaaatttgctctagcttcgccagTGCTAATAGTATGGAACAAACTATTGAGTTCACATAATGATTCTCTTTGAAACAAGATACTTGCAGAAGCTATAAACAGATAGCAACACAAATGTGACTAGAAAACAATCATCCTGAGCACCAAAGTCACACAAGGATTCAGACAAAAGGTTGGTATTCTTTCAGTCCTATATAGATAGAGTTAAAACATGATACAAGGAAAACTGATAGCTAAATATGGAATGCAACTTCCCCAATGCAACTGTCTTCGAATGGTGCAGATACAGGTCTGAGTACAGCCAGAGATAAATGGCTTAATATTCCTAGGTACGAGCCTGCATATATTTCGAAGTACAAGGACAACTATATCAGTTCTAAATTTCTATCTGAAAATAGTTACTTACGATCTATTCGAGGCATCATGAAATGCAGCACCGATGTTAATCATCTTAGGTCCTGTTTGCCCACCATCTAGCCAAAACACTCCATCAGGGAGATTCTTGCTCTGCATTGTGATGCGTATCTGAACAACTATTGTGGGGCAGATATACCTTAGCAACTCTACAAGCATATCGAAACCAGCACCTgcattaaataaaaatacaaaaagaaaacataagATTTTCACTGAAACAAGTATGTGGTATAACCGTATAAGACAAAGCAAATCAGCTCTGGAATGACTAACAGATACCTTTTACCCATCCAGGAGTATTGACAATTAGAGGCAGCATTTCATTCTTATCACATCGATATTTTCCAACAAAGTAGTCATACAAATGAAATAGGCAATTCAGATATGCTTCTGGATCTCTTTTCGAAGAAGTGTCACCAAAGAAGTAGCACCTAATTGAATTTGTAAATGGCATTAGTGAAAGCCAAGAAGGGATGACATAAGTTTGGAAGTATTTAACAAAACATTTGCTCTGGCAAAAACTAAGAAGTTACTGGTCGCTAACACGATACCACAACTGTTTCAGTAAACAAACGAAGAAATCCCAGAATAAAAATTGTGCACAAACTCCTGAAGTGAAGAAACCAAGTGAAATTACCACACTACAGTGTACTACAAGCTAATCACAACTTAATACTGTCCACAGATAACCAATGAGAGGAGAAATTTTACACCTTTCAGCTTCCCGTAGAGTTGGGTTCAGCAAATCTGCACAAAAGCCAAAAAATCATCTTGTCAGCAACGAATGCACACCAAAGCTTACAGCCACTGACGTCCAATCCGGCATACACGTACGTACTAACCTGTGATAGGTTCGTCAACGACATTGAACGAGAGGCACCCCGGCAGCCCAAACTCCGGCTGCCCCATGTCGGTGTCCAGATAACCAACCTTACCGTGCCTGCAAAGCACCACGACACCATCAGTTAAAGAGGAACACCAGCATAGCCAACGGAGTAGTCACTCATCAAGGTTAGAGGGTTTAGCTCTGTGGTGGTGGCTTGCCTGGGGAGCAGCGCGTTGAGGAGGACGCGGGAGAAGGTGGACTTGCCGCTGTTCTTGGGCCCGCACACGACGACCACCGGGGGCGTGGGGTCGGAGGAGACGGTCGTTACAACGCAGGCCCAGTCCGACGGGACTACCACCTCGGAGCGGGCCGCCGGGGAAGACGACCGCGGCGGTGTCCGCGTCGGCGTCGCGCGGGTGCCGGCCATGTCCCGATGCCTTCCGCAGAGAGGCGAGTTACTCCTGCTTCCTCCGGCAGCAGTCTCGTCAGTATAGCAGAACCCCTTAGCTCAATTTCACAATCCCTAATTCTAGGGCCTAAGCTGTAGAGCAGGTAACAGGCACTCACCAGGGCCGATGCACTGCCCGGTGCCAGCGCTGGAGGGAAGAAGCGCGTTGGGAGCTTGGGACCGGCCGACAACCGTCGCGTCAAGAGGGACCTGTGCCCGTTACGGGAAGAGGAGAATGGAGGGCGGTGCCGTGGCGCAGCGCGACAGACGATGCACGCGTGGCACGACGGACGCGCAGCGCGTCGGCGTCGGTCCGTTCTCCTTCGGTCGGCCGTCGGCGGCGCAGGTGCGGGAGTCTCGCGATTCCGCGCTGATGGGGAGGGGCAGGGTCGGCGGCGCGCGGGGGCTCAGGCCTGAGGCAAGTGTGGCCGAGCTGCTGGGCCTGGTTTGTTAATTGTTCTATTGGCCCATTACTTCCGTTCTGTAAAAAACGAATACGAAGTAATCTCTCCGGGTTTTTATGTCACATTTTCTTCGTGCCGAGTCAAATATTGGAAGTCCCTCAAAAAAAGCTCAAAAAAATCTTATAGTTTGACAATGTGCGAATTATAAATTATTTGTAATAATCTTAAAATATAAATCATACGACATGGAtctatatattttttgaaaTCAATTGTCAAAGATACGCATATTTGATTTAGAACAAAGCAAATGtgacaaataaaaaaatgaggatcactctaaattataagttattgtaatttttttagaatCAAAGTATTtcaaatttaatcaaatttataacGCTAATAGTCGGAGGATAATTTCATCCTGTGATCGCCGGACCAGCAACCAAATTATAAACACAAAGTCAAAACTCTCAAGTTATGTTGTAAAGTTTGAAATCTATGTTGTACTAGCATTGACAGTAATGAGAGATTGCCCAACGACAGATGAAATAAGAACAATATATGATATTATTATTACAACACTAATATTTTTTAAGAATTGCACACAGTACTAATATTTGCTTCACTATATGATGTACAGATTATTCGAACCAATGAATAAAAGAATGGCGAGATttgcctaggccttgtttagttccaaattttttggcaaaatgtgaatagtatcaatttcgtttgtatttgacaaatattgtccaatcatggactaactaggctcaaaagattcgtctcgtcaattccgaccaaactgtgtaattagtttttattttcgtctatatttaatacttcatgcatacctctaaagatttgatgtgacgtggaatctgaaaaattttgtaaatttttttaagaactaaacaaggccctagtccaTCGTGTTGCAAATTGGCAATAGATGCGCGCGGACACAGGATTCACTAGACCCTCTCCTCCGGGGACAGCCCGCCGCGGCCGGCGTCCTCCGCGTCGCAGCGCTCGGCGCCTCTGCGGACGAAAAGGAAATATAACACGAGCCCGTGGAGCACGACGGAGACGCCCCACACGACGAGCTTCAGCGCCAGCCCGGGCATGGCGTCCGCGACGCGCGACGTGACCGTGGTGCCCAGCGCCACCGAGATGACCCAGACGCCGATCCTGACGCGCCGCCGCTCGGCCGCCGTGGCTGCCGGGTCGCGCCGCAGCTGCCGGAGCTTGGCGACGCAGCACGCGAGCACGACGGAGAGGAAGTAGGTGACGATCGCGAACGAGAGGTCGCGCCCGCTGTGGCGCGCGTGGTAGACCCCGAACGCGAAGCCGACGGTCACGCCGATGAAGAGGAGCAGGGCGACCACGGGGCGTGCCCCGCCGACGCGCCACCGCCGACCCTGGCCCTCCATCTGCCCCGGCCCATGGTGCGGCGCCGGCGGCACTACGGGTGGTCCGTGGCCATGCTCGACGGTGAACACAGGCTCCATGCACGGCGGCGAGGGGATCTTCAGAGAGCGAGCTCGAGCTGCAGCTGCGGCCTGCGGGCGACGCGACGACGTCGATCGGACGGTGTGTTGCGATCGCAGGTGTTTCTTTGTTGCATGCACTGAAAGCTCCACAGGAGACCCCTGCCGTTTATAGGCAGCAGCCAGACAGCCGCCGGAAGCCCGGAACAAGCCGAAGGAATTTCACAGAAAGTGCAGAGCAGCGTCGCGCCGTGGTGACCAAGCGCGGCATTTCCCGCGTCTTTTCCTGCGTACATTTACAATTGTCCACGGCCGATACTTCTGACCAAATGATAGAGCAATTGACTATTAGGAACAGATTCACAAACCACAAATCTCAAGATAGCGCTTGAATTTTCGGTAGGCGACGTGTTCAAAAAAATTAAGAGTTGACTTATCTCACCAAAGATGAGGAACACAACGAATTGATCATAGATTAGTTGTTGATCATAGATTAGCTGTTTGAGTTTCTTGTGGTGAAAGtgaaactttttcatttgggtTCAAGTCCTCCTTTGTGAATCTCGTGATCTGCTGGCTCAATTCTTTCGAGGTGTTTATAGAAATAGGGTTAGCGTGCATGTGTTGTGAGTGTCTGTATTGTattgtgtgtgtttttttttaaaaaaaatactcaatccatcccaaattgtaagtcgtttgacttttttaatatcaagtttgaccactcgtcttattcaaagttttgtacaaaatatcactttttttattgtgtattggtttattaataaaagttcttcaagaatgacttaaaatttgactatatttgtacaaattttttgaataagacgagtggtcaaacttggggtaaaaaaagtcaaacgacttacaatttgggatggagggagtaccatGTTTGAATGTGGAGCTAACCTTCGAGGATTTAGGACAATAAAGAAGCCACTGCGTTTACCTAGACCCTATTTAGTTCTCGAACTGTTTTGTAAAATGGTcaaaatttctcatcacattgaatcttgtggcacatatatAAAgtcttaaatatagataaaaaataactaattacacagttcatctgtaatttgagagacgaatcttttgagtctggtTATAAactaaagtgctacaatagccattttgtaaaaaaatttgcaactaaacaaggccctatctTATCAAATTAAAGTCATTTTTGAAGCCCATGTTTGAACGTGGGGTTGGTTCAGCCAGGCGATGCTAACCTTGCCCGTTAAGGAGAGTTGAGTTGGGCTAGCTCACCTCATCATCAAGTAAAAACGAGTGAGTCAGTTTAACGAAGTTTTCACGTCACCTACCATTAAAAAATAACATCATTAAATCATGAAATTCCAAATAAATCTAACAACCCACGTACTTGACCAATTATGTATGCTAGATCTTTTTTTCTATACGGCATGGCAACACTTGATTGCACTACGTTTATCAATGAAGTATTTCGAGCTTAGAATCTTTtggaaagaaaagaagaaaacgtAGAAAATTACTGCACTACTTCTACTGACTCCTGATAACAACGTGACCGGACCGGGTCGAGCTTTTGCCACGTGCTCCTCCAGGGCACCCTCAGACCGCGATGGCTCGCCTCTCTCCTCGCGTCGTGTTCCGGCGGTGTCCCGTCCGTCAAGGGGGGTTGCGTGCTCGGGCTGCGCAAACAGCGAGGAGCGGCGTGTGTGCAACTGCAACCGCAACCAACTCTCGCCGCGCCCACGGCCGTCCCTCTCGCCTCTCGGCAACAGTCAACAGACGACTGCCCAGTTCCACTGCACAGGGACTCGATGGCGTCCTCCTCCCTCCCGGCGCCCGCGCCCGGCCGCGCCGAGCTCCTCAAGGCCTTCGACGACAACCGCACGGGCGTGCGAGGCCTCGTGGAGTCGGGCGTCTCCTCCGTCCCGGAGCTCTTCCGCCACCCGGACCCATACGGCTCCATCCCGCTCGCCCCGCCTGGCGCCTCCATCCCCGTCGTGGACCTCTCCCTCCCGCcccacctcgccgccgccgccgccgcgtcggcCGCCCGCACCTGGGGCTTCTTCCACCTCGTCAACTACCACCACGCGCtccccgcggccgcggccgcggccgctgccgccgccgccgacgactacCCCGCGCGCGCCTTCGCGGCGGTGCGCGCCTTCAACGAGCTCCCCGCCGCCGAGCGCGCGCCGCACTACAGCCGCACTACAGGCGGGGT from Sorghum bicolor cultivar BTx623 chromosome 3, Sorghum_bicolor_NCBIv3, whole genome shotgun sequence encodes the following:
- the LOC8078755 gene encoding polynucleotide 5'-hydroxyl-kinase NOL9, whose protein sequence is MAGTRATPTRTPPRSSSPAARSEVVVPSDWACVVTTVSSDPTPPVVVVCGPKNSGKSTFSRVLLNALLPRHGKVGYLDTDMGQPEFGLPGCLSFNVVDEPITDLLNPTLREAERCYFFGDTSSKRDPEAYLNCLFHLYDYFVGKYRCDKNEMLPLIVNTPGWVKGAGFDMLVELLRYICPTIVVQIRITMQSKNLPDGVFWLDGGQTGPKMINIGAAFHDASNRSLLIQKDSCGMRERRLVEYLKQCFLSNISLSTNKELAYALASLPPYQVPFSDVAVVHLHCKVPAGEVWRSLNATIVGLAVSNASEGTRSIPCCVGLGIVRGVDIQKGLLYVITPVPLQRLQSVDLLQQGLIEIPTTILQVRGCVSPYMSTNVLHKISERDLYAG